ATGTTCCTTAACCCCCCAGTTGTGTCCGAAAGAGCTTGTTTGGACCGGTCAGATGGTGCAAGGGGGGAGGTTGGAGCGGCGCGTGTGATTGGTGACGATGTGGTTTCCTGTGTCCTCAGCCATTAAGAACCCCAGGGAGGCTACGCGcagccccaggaccagccaCGAGCTCAAACGCACCTACGACATGATGGAGCCGCTCGCCAGGGGCCACCCCGGGCAGAGAGGGAGTCCCATTTGAAGGtcagtctttctgtctgtttgtgtgtgtgtctctgtcagtctgtctgtctgtctctactgtcagtctatctgtctgtctgtgtctctgtctgtttgtgtgtgtgtgtgtgtgtctgtctgtctgtctttctctctgtctgtctgtgtgtgtgtctctgtcagtctgtctgtctgtctctactgtcagtctgtgtctgtctgtgtctctgtctgtttgtctgtgtgtgtgtgtgtgtgtgtgtctgtctgtctgtctgtctgtctctgtctgtgtgtgtgtctgtctttctctgtctgtgtctgtctgtctgtgtctctgtctgtttgtctgtgtctgtctgtctgtgtgtgtgtctgtctctactgtcagtctgtctgtctgtctgtctgtgtctctgtctgtttgtctgtgtgtgtgtgtgtgtgtgtgtctgtctgtctgtgtctgtgtgtgtgtgtctgtctgtatgtctgtctctgtctgtgtgtgtgtctgtctttctctgtctgtgtctgtctgtctgtgtgtgtgtgtctctgtcagtctgtctgtgtctgtctgtctgtgtctctgtctgtttgtctgtgtgtgtgtgttcatcaatGCAGTCTTTGCTCACGGAGCATTCCTCCGCGTGTCTCCCAGGGTTGATAAGCCGAGCGCTGCCCAGAGACAGTCCCCACGGCGACTCCAAGGAGAGGCCGATGATGACCGGGTCCATCATGCAAGGTAAAACgacaacagcagcaacaactTGAGGAGCGGAGATCCGCCAAAGGAAGAAGGtgtccatcctctccccccccccctccccccggagcCTTTCACCCAAGTCTTCTCACCCAGGCCTGCgtttccctccacccccagggaCCCCGAGGACCTCGGCCGAGGCCTACGAGGAGAGCATGAAGTACGGCAAGCAGATCAAGCGGGAGAGCCCGCCCATCCGCTCCTTCGAGGGGGGCATCGTCAAGGGCAAGCCCTACGAGGGCGGCGGGAACACCATCAAGGAGATGGGCCGCTCCATCCACGAGATCCCCCGGCAGGACCAGCCCGGCCAGGACAGCCGCAAGACGCCCGACATGGCCGACAGCCGCCGCGTCGCCATGGACGGAGCCATGTCGCAGGTGAGCGCCGcagtgtgtgctgttgtgtgcgTATAGCGTGTATTGGCATGTGCATAGCGTGTACGGAATGTGTTTCTGTGAAGTTCCGTGTTTATATTACgagtcctccagccagccattgacagcccccttcctctccctcctcgacccccccccccccacccaccagggTCACCCCCTGGGCCAGCCGGCCATCAAGCACAACGTCAAGTCCCTGATCACCAGCCCCGGCAAGATGGGCCACGGCCTGCCCCAGCTGGACGCCATGGAGCGGGCCAAGTACGAGGAGGGCAAGGCGGCGTCGGAGCGCGTGCGCCACACCTCCGTGGTCAACTCGGCCACCTCGGTGCTGCGCTCCACCCACCAGGAGGCGGCCAAGTCGCAGCTCAGCCCGGGCATGTACGAGGACGCCAAGCGCCCGCCGCACCCCCGTCAACTACAGCACGGGCCCCATGTCCCGGGGGTCGCCCATGCTGGGCCGCGCGCAGGAGGGTACGGCTGCCCGCCCGCAGAGGCTGGCGTTCATatgcagtactgtgcaaaaggcTTAGGCACTAATtgcatattttttgtttttcccCCAGTACAGGCTAAAATGCTGTAATAATGGAAATTATAAACGCAACATTTCTAAacgatttatatatttttttttatatatatttatatatatttttttccatttaaattaaataaattaatattgttataatatataataaatatatacatattatatataaattGCATACATGTGAAAAATAGTGCCTAAGACTTGCACAGTCCTGTGTATACGGATGAAACAGATATTATAACCTAAGGCTGTTGGTTGGTGTTGGTTGTGTACTGACAATAGGGCCTTGTGTTCCCCCTACCAAGGAGGCATGAGCTCCGGAAAACCGTCTCCCCACGACAGGAAGACGCCCACTCACCGAGACAGCATGCCGGCCAAGTCCCCCGTGTCCCAGGGGGAGCCCATGCCCTCCCACAGCCCCTTCGACCCCCACCACCGGGCCGGGGTCCCCCGGGGAGGTGTACCGGGCCCACCTGCCCCCGCACCTGGACCCGGCCACCCTGGCCTTCCACAGGGTCATCGACCCAGGTAGGACCCAGCGTCTCTGGTGAACccggggcgggcgggcgggcggggggtgGATGGGTTGACTGGTCCGACGAAAACAAACAGTCGTGtagtgccggggggggggggggggggggattccagGAACAGCGACAGAGCTTGGCAGTCTCATTCATAGGCACCACACAGCCGGTCCATTGACGTCAGTCAGAGAGAGATCGGTATCAGGGAAAAACCTTCTGTTcatatgttgttttgtttgcctccccccccgccccgcggCAGCAGCCTACATGTTCCCCAGGCAGGGGTCGCCGACCGGCTACCACAACACCTACCAGCTGTACACCATGGAGAACACGCGGCAGACCATCCTCAACGACTACATCACCTCCCAGCAGATGCAGGTCATCCCGCGGGCCGACGTGCCCCGGGGCCTGTCGCCGCGGGAACAGCAGCAGATCGCCATCCCTTACCCTCCCGGGGCCagaggtaaggggggggggggggaagccatGGCCTGAATTTCcactcatcccctcatctcccccctctctccccctccccccacctcccctcctgcgTGGGCCGGGAGCGGAGAGGCTGGGGGTTCAGGTGTCCCTTAGGAAGTCAGTGGCAACCTTTTCCAGACCCCCAGAAGCAAATGACCCAGACAACTTGCGTATAGTCTGTTTTATTGGACGGGGGGGGTGGCTGCATTGGATTCGGCTCATGCTCGATTTGTAAATTGGGACCGGTCACAAACAATCCATTGAAACTCACTTGTGGTCGCCTCTTAACAAGGTGACCGCTACGCCACAACAAGTGCAGCCCTATCGGTTTACCTCCAAACGAGTAACGCAAGACTCCCTGATAGAGGAAGGtggggggtaaaaaaaaaaaaaaaaaagctacgtGTATTTGCGGTGTTAATGCTCAGACGACTGATTTGGTTTGGTTCTTGTTGTTCACCCATGGCCCTTTGCTTCTGTCTGTAAAAGGGATCATTGATCTAGCCCAGATGCCTCCAACTATCCTGTTGCCTCACCCTGGGGGGACAGGTACCCCCACTCTGGACCGCATCACCTACATGCCCGGAGCTCAGCCCCCTTTCCCTCCTAGGGCTTTCAACCCAGCCTCCATATCTCCAGGTGaggacccccctcccctttcccttcccctctcctaaccccccttccttgcccccccccccccctcgacatGAGTGCCTGCTGCTTCCTCTCCGCCCCTGAAgcacgctgccccccccccctccggcaCTGTCCACGCAGAGCCCCAACCCCCCCCGCCCTGCTAGCAAAGACTCTCGCCTTtcttgacaacaaacacaaatctcGAACGCGCCGTCCAGCGAGTGGCCGCGGCCCGATCGCTGTCCCAGCATGCCTCCGAAGCAGGCAGAGCGGCACTGCTGCGACGGTGTCCGGGTGAAGTCGGCTCGTCCGAGGGGGCCGGCGGGTGGGGGCGGGTGGGGAAGAGGGGTTGGCTGTTGACCCCCGTTCGGCCCCAGGCCAGAGGCGATGTGTGAACCCTAcacgtgtctctctcccccctgcacaGGTCACCAAGCCCACCTGGCGGCCACGGCGGCCACCATGGAGAGGGAGCgcgagcgggagagggagcgcGAGCGGGAACACCGGGAGCGGGAGAAGGAGCGCGAGAAGGAGCGCGAGCGGGAGCACCGGGAGCGCgagcacagggagagggagcgcgagCACAGGGAGCGCGAGCGCGAGCGGGGCCGTCGCCGCCGCCAGCGACTACAtgcgaggaggtgagaggggtttTGGCGTGGTCAGACGAGACATCGTGGCCTCCAATTCTCGGACTGAAGCCGGCAttaatccgtgtgtgtgtgtgtgtgtggtccaggtGTGGAGCAGCCAGGACGCCCTGGTAGCCGTGGTTACCTgcggtcccccctccccctccatgagGACGCCGGAAGGAGTGGTTCAGCAGCGGCCCAGCATCTTCCAGGGAACCAACAGCAAGAGTGTCATCACCTCCCTCATGTAAGTCTAAGCCTCCATCAGCCATCTGTTTCGACCGGTACGAAAACCCCCACGTGCCTTAACATGTTCCtgacctgaccccccccccccccccccccccccccccccccccccccgctgcgtGTCCGtgtccctccccccaggcccccggCCGCGCAGGCGTCCCAGCCCGGCTCCCGCTACAGCACGGCGGCCGACGCCCTGGCCGCGCTGGTGGACGCCGCCGCCTCGGCGCCCCAGATGGACGTGGCCAAGGCCAAGGAGGGCAAGCACGAGGACGACgcgtcctcctcctcggctGCCGCCGCCCGCCGTGCCGCCGCCATCAGCGAGCATCAGGACGCCGAGCGGCGCTCCATGCAGTCCCCCTACGGCGCCCTCGCCATGCCCGGGGGCAAGCAGCACCCGGCCTACGGCGAGCAGGCCGGGGCGGGCAGCAAGGACAAGACGCCGCCCTCCAAGTCGCGCATCGAGGAGGAGCTGCGCACGCGCGGCAAGACCACCATCACCGCCGCCAACTTCATCGACGTCATCATCACGCGGCAGATCGCCTCGGACAAGGACGCGCGGGAGCGCGGCTCGCAGAGCTCCGACTCGTCCAGCAGCCGTGAGTCGGCGcccccaaaaaaaatatgcGGACCCTTCCGGAAACTGTCTAAAAAAAAACGATTTTTACAATCGTGCGTGAGGGTCGAGGGGTTTGAGCGCCTTGTCTCCGTGTTCGCAGTGTCGTCTAACCGCTACGAGGCGGCCGGCGGAGCAGCCATCGAGGTGATCAGCCCCGCCAGCTCCCCGGCACAGGCCCAGGcacagccccaggcccagccccagcagGACAAGCAGGACGACAGGCAGCCACAGcccccaggtcagaggtcaagcaCCGCGACCATCCACAGAGAGCACACGCCATCAGCTGCCGTTTCAATTAAGCACCAtatcatttttttaattttatttaattATACATAATTATGATTGATCACATTTTGGATATATTTTGAAGGCATTTTCTGCTTTATTGGTTAGTGACAGtgacagttggagagagacaggataggcaggggagagagaccaggggagaccCGGTATAGCCCTGTATCGGGCTCCAGAGATGTCCTGAATGGAGATTTGCGTGGAAAATTCCCACGAAGCTCTCCCAGCATGCTAGCCTAACACCGCTGGGAGTTATGTGAGGTTAAATGCGTCCGGCGTCCGCCCCCAAACACTGCAGTCTGACGGCTGCATATAGATACAAGATAGATACTGGCTTTACTCCAACCACTTTGTTGAATGTAGGTGAATGCAGCGGGGGCTATATCGGGCTGGTAGCAATACTGAGTAAACATGCCAGTGTCTAAATAACCCGTGATCTCAATAACCTTGTCATCTGAGTACAGtgggtgacaccccccccccccacacacacacacacacacacaaatatacaaatcTACAAATATAGATTGACGGCTGGCTACTCACTcaaccaactctctctctctgtatggaaCCCTTCAGTTGGCATGCGCGTCTTCGACATGAGCCGCTACCGCCCAGCAGGggagcccccccagcccagctcccagGCCCCCCCCTTGGGCCAGGCCGACTCGTCGTACTCCCAGGTCCCCAAGACCCACCGGGTCATGACGCTGGCCGACCACATCTCTGTAAGACACCGCGCGCTCGCGCCACCCAAAGCACTCCCGTCACACCTCCACGccttaaacacacactcttgagAACAGCTCCAGTAAACGCCCTTCTGGaacgttctctctcctcctcagcacaTCATCACCCAGGACTTCGCCCGGAACCAGGatccaccccctccttcctccaccacctcctcgtcctccgCGACCACCACATTCCAGAGTGCGGTGTCCAGCTCTGGCCTGGGCCGCGCCAAGCCCCCCAGCCGCTACAGCCCGGAGAACCAGGCCCCCCACCACCAGAGGCCCCCCAGCAGGCTGTCCCCCGAGAACGCCCCCGACAAGCCCAAGGCCAGGTAAAGTCTAGATGAAGCAGTCTGGCTGGTGCATTTCATATCATAGTCAAATAGTTAAGGGAATAAGGGATTGGGTATTGGGCAAGTAAATAAGTCATCGGTAAAAGGACAGTGTATGCATATATTTGTTATGAAACAATATCCATCATGGTGGTGATGGTTAGTGGgcagcccagcctctccccctcccctcccccacaccatcACCGCACCTCCACACCTGCATGTCCTCTCCATcatattctctccctccctcccttccccaggccCGGCAAGTCCCCCGACCGGGGAGGCCGACAGATGGACGGCTACGagcccatctcccctcctcagagCTACCCGAGCATGGACAAGCCCGAGGCCAGCGCCCCGCAGCCCCAGAGACGGGAGAACGACAACCCGGAGATGAGGTACGCCGCACGCCGTCCTGTCAGCAAAATAAACGgcttgcctccctcccccccccccccccccccccccccccccccccggggccaAAAGGCTTTTGCTTTGATTGGCATTTTCGAACCCGATTGACTCTGGAAAATATTAGACCTCTGACTTACACGACAGATGATGTATGTGTCACATGCGAGTGTTGATATTTCAGGCCTGGCACTGGAGGGCAGATTGCCGCGGTCCCCTTGGGCAGTGGTCCTCCTGTCGGCTGCGATCTGGCAGGCAGCCCCCGGGCCGTGTGGAAACGGGGGGGACTGCTGCCAGCGGGCATCCAACCGCGGTAAACTTCCTGACCTTCCCCCTGTGGCCTTTCTCTGGTTTCAGGGGCGACTCGCGGTCCCCGGGGAGCGGCAGCTACCTGCCCTCGTTCTTCACCAAGCTGGAGAGCACCTCTCCCATGGTGAAGTCCAAGAAGCAGGAGATCATCCGCAAGTTCCGCAACTCCTCCGGCGTGGGCGACTCCGACATCGgtaagcgggggggggggggtctcttccACCTCTCGACGGCAGCTCGTGGAGAAACGCTCGCCCGGATGCGTAAACGAACCTCGACGGCGTCGACGGTTTAGCCCTCGTACTTGTCGCGCAGTGTCGCCATTTTAGCTCGGGCGCCAGACATTTTGTTCTCTAAAGGAAACGATCGTTTTCTGTCCGTAGGGGCCGCCCAGCCAGGCACAGAGATCTTCAATCTGCCAGCTGTGACCAGCTCAAGTAagagtcgccccccccccctccccccccccccccaagcgtCGCCCCTTCCTGctctaaaacaaacacaaacaaagtcATTTCCAGTCCCACGGTGtactctgtagtctctctctcatctttctctctccctctctccctctctcatctctgcctATGGCTGTCGTGTCCTCCAGGCGGCATCAACCCCAGGAACCACTCGTTCAGCGACCCGGCCAGTAACCTGGGCCTGGAGGACATCATCCGCAAGGCCCTGATGGGCAACCTGGAGGAGAGGCCGGAGGAGCCGCAGGGAGGGGCCGCTCCGCCCAGCTCCAACACCCCCGGCGGGGAGGCCCGCCAGGAGGCCAACCCTTCACCCAGCATGGGTGAgagacccaacacacacacacacacacacacaggcctgtcctCATCCAAACCAGCCTAACGAGGGGGCAATTTCCATGATGCATACGTACATAAATACATGTAATGACCGGTTTTGTCGCGTTGCTAAGGATACTTTTTCCCCCGTCTACCAGGCAAGCAAAAGCTGCAGGGCAAAGCCAACAGCCGCAAGTCCAAGTCGCCCAACCCGGGCCAGGCGTACGCCGGAGGGGAGCGCCCCTCGTCCGTGTCGTCCGTCCACTCCGAGGGAGACTACCACCGGCAGGCCCCGGCCTGGGCATGGGAAGACAGGCCCTCGTCCACAGGtaaccccctccatcctcctccccccccccggggcCTTCGCTCACCACGACACAATCGACAGATTCGGCGGTAACACACGGATAACTGGACCCGCTCTCTTAATgtactccctcacccccccccccccccctccccctttcctgtcTCCAGGTTCCATGCAGTTCCCCTACAACCCCCTGACCATGCGCATGCTGAACAGCACACCGCCCACCTCCAtggcctccccctccatccaggCCCAGCAGCAGTCTGTACCGGGGGCCGCCCCGGCCGCCCAGCAGCTGGTGTGGGAGCGGGAGCCCCTGCTGTCGGAGCAGTACGAGACCCTGTCGGACAGCGACGACTGAGCCCCCCGCGCCCCGCCGCCGCCCCGCCCCCTTTCCCCCCGTCCCTGAGGAGGGCTGAGCAGAGGCTGGCCTGCCCtcaaccaccaccccccccctttcctctcccaggactaTCCTCACTCACTGGTGCAGAGTTTAGGAGTGAGCGGAGGGGGCCGGAGTGGCTTTTTGTGCAACAGCGCCCCCTGGCGGGCAGCTGAGAGAAAGGCAGCCGCCTCTGACAGGCTGAGGGCTTGGGCATAGACTCCTTTTTTCGGGGACAGGCCTGGACACACAGCAAGTCGGAAAATGCCTGAGTGGAAGACATAAAAGCTAACGATGAagaacttgtaaaaaaaaaaaaaaaaaaaagaagataagAAAAAAGACAAATCATTAAGAGACTATTTCTTGAATTTTTGATTTCTGTAAAGCAATACTCTTGTCTTTAAGAATAATCATTGTAAATAGATTAACCTtttgcagtgttttttttccctttttttttcttaaatgGGTTCTTTCTCATTTTACTGTTGCTTTTAAATGGATCCACTTTGTTtttgaacaggaggaggaggtgttaaATCTTGAATATCACAGTtggtctctccctgtcccccctgtcccccaccctaccaccacAGACAAGCTGAGAGACAGACCTGTGGTTTGGACTTGATTGATACGCGTGGTGCACAGAGAAGCTGAGGTCCTATCCACCAACCACCAAGCACCACCAAAGCCTGAACATTGTGGACATAAgtgaatgaaacaaacacacatgctaacatttttatttgattttattgCATTGTCATTTGATGCCTGTCTTTGCAACACTGTGGAGATGATGCATGGGTGTCACAGATCCGCTGTTAGAGAATAAAAGAAAGATTTTTTTTGTCAcctttcatttattttttattcagaCAGAGATGTTTTTCGGAACAAGTTGAGAACGCGGGTGTCAGAGCAACTGAGTGAAACAGGTGAATAAGCTTGAGGTTGTCCGACTTGTTCCTCATATAATGACTACTTTTAGGGCCCCCCATGTTGATCTGAATTCTGTAATTGAGCCAATGTGTTAAGGTGAAGTTGACCatgttgtgtactgtatggCACAGTGTGACCAGCGCAGCTGTCTATGGTTTCCAACCAGTGCAGGATATTCTGCTCTGCAACGTTGTTGTCAAGGTAACTAAAGTATGTCAGGAACCTTTTTTTAGACAGATTTGCCATGCCTTGTGGCTCAAGAAAGAAGGCAGCTTTAACTTGTTTCTCAGAGATATACGTCGGTGTTTGATGTTTCTATTTGTTTGTTCCTgtagtccctctctttcttttaatACTGTCCCAGCAATCTGAGCTCAGTGTAAGTTGTCGTTTTGTTAGACGAAAAGACAAAACTAACCAAACATAAACGAAATGGTCTGCACCATTgttgcacttttttttttttgctttgtaaTCTTTGACGACAAAAGCATACTACCTATCTATAACTTATTCAAGCTTTTGCAGAGAATTGTCCTGACGAGATGTGCTTTGACTTTTCCCATCACACATGGAAATCTGGAGGTGGAGTTCCTGTCTGGTAGATGGTACATGGTTTTTCTAGTGTGACACTTGCATTAGCAGTTAGTTTCTGCGTATGGTACTCGCAGCTGACGACTGCCATCATGTCGAGGCCATAACCATTTAATCTCTGTTTCCTTAATATCCAGAATCAATATCGACTGTATTTGTCAACGAATATGAAGCTTTTCCGTTTTGAATTCCACTAGGTTAACATTGATAAGGACAAGTTCTTTCAGATACGTGGAAGTGTTTCGGCTTTCCTCAGCTTTTGCTTCgcttaacaaaaaaaaaaaacaacctgcTCGAAACTTGATATTTTCCTTGCTTTTCTTTTCACTTTTGATTTTGAATTGTTCAAGTCCTAACGGATGTTTCAGATCTTTTGTTTTCTATCATTTTCAACATCAATGTTATACATCCCATTTCGATGGGATGTCAAGTGTTTACAACggcaatgaaaaaaaaaaaaaaaagtttacaaaACTTGaatcttaaaaaataaaaatacaaaaaaaaactataaaatGAAGCTAGAAAAGAATTAGTGCATCTTTTCAGCTCTCCATCAGTCAAACACCGAGTGgtgactttttttgtttgttttaatttgAGACTTGAAACCCCATGTATCCCATGATATTGAAATGCAATGTTTGTATCGCACAATGTCTCTTAGTAGTCTATTACAAGAGTTCAGACCAATCAATAAAGTGGATCAGGTCTCCACCTCTCTGAAGATGATGTGTCTCTTTTCTTTTCATCTCGCGACACAATTCAGATGTTTTAAGCTTTGTAAAGGTAGAAGGGGTTTTATAAATATACAAATTATAGTCATCTTTACTAACACATATCTGAATATTTATCAGTAAAGATGTATTCAGGTTTCTGAATACCTTGGTTTGCTGCAATGTCTGAACCTGAAGCTGCATGTTGATGTCGCCACACATAGCTGTGGCAA
This window of the Osmerus mordax isolate fOsmMor3 chromosome 19, fOsmMor3.pri, whole genome shotgun sequence genome carries:
- the ncor1 gene encoding LOW QUALITY PROTEIN: nuclear receptor corepressor 1 (The sequence of the model RefSeq protein was modified relative to this genomic sequence to represent the inferred CDS: deleted 14 bases in 12 codons), producing the protein MSSSSGYPQSQGSFSSEQSRYPPHSVQYTFSPSRHQQEFTVQDYRAHLQDTQQGRRRPSLLSEFHPGTERPPERRHGYDQQFQSSAGQPEHEAMETKRPRMETVSEAHFARATQGSGGISLPHSHTLQDSLRSNMEAKKESQYSVKADSSSPGGPHHLGEEQDASPSKLSKEELIQSMDRVDREIAKVEQQIFKLKKKQQQLEEEAAKPMEPEKPVTPPPVEHKHRSIVQIIYDENRKKAEEAHKVLEGLGPKVELPLYNQPSDTKVYHDNIKTNQVMRKKLILFFKRRNHARKQREQKICQRYDQLMEAWEKKVERMENNPRRKAKETRTREYYERQFPEIRKQREQQERFQRVGQRGTGLSATIARSEHEISEIIDGLSEQENNEKQMRQLSVIPPMMYDTEQRRVKFINMNGLMDDPMKVYKARQFMNVWSEHEREIFKEKFVQHPKNFGLIASYLERKCVSDCVLFYYLTKKNQNYKTLVRRNFGRRRGRNQQITRPSQEDKADDKTEEEKLEKSEKKEDEEKKDEEEKDEKEESSEQGGRPLIPATGHFRLRWIVSAEGGGDHSSDTESAPSPSQADPSKGGDPQRGEGGGVSSEGSQRSEQDKGQAAAGAADGKGPPEAPYGELRVKLEKSPEGGPEEERARAAYEGQVHPKSEPQDVDMSAPVQVKVEPEAKEKADKAGGAAGEHGDRQGPSDNDSSATCSADEDGDAEPERRGMFSMDKPSLLSPPGSVVVSSAKQAHLSMHQLQQRAADIPAMVPGPFSPGGVPMVTPLSGLAMFQHQIKAAHESAHQEDRQRQEPRFHTRSPTVLDREGKPFPYMSYDMKLALEQEAQAGRPASPYRLSPRELSKTYPQPDPNTANASRYSVPPVLHPAPNQVVQGLPEGVRVTFSRHSRPANIPSPPPLIPTSKPPTDKPSFIQGGSISQGTPGTYLPSHAVYGPEGTKSPVGSISLGLPRQQEPSKPVSYIKQEECSPRSSQPEGLLSRAQYEGVVRGGPMSSMQDGGISRGNPAKSGAEGLQFRGSITQGTPALPQPSLASDLLKGTITKLATEELGSPDKAREQLAKGHVIYEGKSGHILSYDAIKNPREATRSPRTSHELKRTYDMMEPLARGHPGREGVPFEGLISRALPRDSPHGDSKERPMMTGSIMQGTPRTSAEAYEESMKYGKQIKRESPPIRSFEGGIVKGKPYEGGGNTIKEMGRSIHEIPRQDQPGQDSRKTPDMADSRRVAMDGAMSQGHPLGQPAIKHNVKSLITSPGKMGHGLPQLDAMERAKYEEGKAASERVRHTSVVNSATSVLRSTHQEAAKSQLSPGMYEDASARRTPVNYSTGPMSRGSPMLGRAQEGGMSSGKPSPHDRKTPTHRDSMPAKSPVSQGEPMPSHSPFDPHHRAGVPGEVYRAHLPPHLDPATLAFHRVIDPAAYMFPRQGSPTGYHNTYQLYTMENTRQTILNDYITSQQMQVIPRADVPRGLSPREQQQIAIPYPPGARGIIDLAQMPPTILLPHPGGTGTPTLDRITYMPGAQPPFPPRAFNPASISPGHQAHLAATAATMEREREREREREREHREREKEREKEREREHREREHREREREHRERERERAVAAASDYMRGGVEQPGRPGSRGYLRSPSPSMRTPEGVVQQRPSIFQGTNSKSVITSLMPPAAQASQPGSRYSTAADALAALVDAAASAPQMDVAKAKEGKHEDDASSSSAAAARRAAAISEHQDAERRSMQSPYGALAMPGGKQHPAYGEQAGAGSKDKTPPSKSRIEEELRTRGKTTITAANFIDVIITRQIASDKDARERGSQSSDSSSSLSSNRYEAAGGAAIEVISPASSPAQAQAQPQAQPQQDKQDDRQPQPPVGMRVFDMSRYRPAGEPPQPSSQAPPLGQADSSYSQVPKTHRVMTLADHISHIITQDFARNQDPPPPSSTTSSSSATTTFQSAVSSSGLGRAKPPSRYSPENQAPHHQRPPSRLSPENAPDKPKARPGKSPDRGGRQMDGYEPISPPQSYPSMDKPEASAPQPQRRENDNPEMRGDSRSPGSGSYLPSFFTKLESTSPMVKSKKQEIIRKFRNSSGVGDSDIGAAQPGTEIFNLPAVTSSSGINPRNHSFSDPASNLGLEDIIRKALMGNLEERPEEPQGGAAPPSSNTPGGEARQEANPSPSMGKQKLQGKANSRKSKSPNPGQAYAGGERPSSVSSVHSEGDYHRQAPAWAWEDRPSSTGSMQFPYNPLTMRMLNSTPPTSMASPSIQAQQQSVPGAAPAAQQLVWEREPLLSEQYETLSDSDD